The Malassezia vespertilionis chromosome 2, complete sequence genomic sequence CCGCCGATTCCCACGAGTCCCCCCCCGCCCTTCGTAAGCGATCCAGAATCTGAGGGCGAAAACGATACACACATATCCCAGGATCGCAGCGATGAAAGTGCGGAAATATCGGTGGATGCCGCTACGCTGCACGAACGCGATGCATGGGAGAACGATCGTATTGCTGGATACACGTTGGAAGAGCGAGTCGCACGCATGGATatgcgtgcaaaagcaCCAGCGCGTGGCACActgcatgcggcgctgcagcgtgcctcgagacgtgccgcagcaccTCGTGTGCGGCAAGTACCTGCTGATCCCACAGCACCACGCGATGATGCGGGTCCCAGTGTACATGTGACGGATCCgtcgcagctgctcgagccTGTACGTGCGCCATCTCCCCTGCATACCCACACAAAAATGCCCACGCACGAGCCTGATATTTCGAGCGACGAAAATGAGCATGAAGAGGAGGAAGGCGATTCTGACCAAGACTGGCAGAATGAGCACGATGCACTCTATGCTCTACACTGCTACGAGGCATCGATGCAAagagcgatgcgcgactCGAAGCTGCAGGCAGTCAGGAATGAGTCTGTGCGGACGACACAGCCGTCGTTTATGTCGATACTCaacgagctcgagcagagTTTGCCGCGTGCACCGCCACGGCAGTGGGCGCGTACGCCGGCGTTTGATACTGTGCATacggcaagcagcagcagttCCGAGGGGTTGCTCGTTTCTgtgtcgagcgcctcgagccAGGATACCCTCGCGAGTATTGAGACAAACaaggacgacgacgagacCGCGCTTGCGAATGGGCCCAAGGCGCATCGCCTGGGCACACAAACAGCAAAAGAGAGCTGGGTGGCCATGGCCCACCGTGCAAAAGCATCCCCGGAGGAAACAGGGCGTACTGCCTTCTCCAAACGGCCATTTGCGAGGAcgagcgacgaggagacGCACAGTTCCCGCACTGAGGAATCCAACGTGTCTAGCGGTTCGTCCAGCTCACCCCTCGCACAGACAGAtaccgcgccgcgcggcacagccgCCCGTGaagcgcgtctttttcctTCTCCGCCGCCATTGCCGGACAAAGACGTGCCGACTTCTGCGTGCCCCGCCAAACAGCAAAGCGTCCCGCATGAGACGCACAGCCTGTCTTATCCCCCACTCGTGAGCGGGCCTAGCGCTGCGTCGAGCAAGGCGCATCCCTCACTAGCACCGGTCCTACAAGCTCCCAACCCCCGCCATGCACCCGTACAAGAGCGCCCCACGCCGCCAACCTTGCCTCCACGTAGGCGTACACACAGCACCGTGCATGCGCGTCCTCTTCCGCCTCCTCCGCCCTCCCAAGTTCCCTTTTTACGATCGGCATTTgaccagctgcgcgagcttcAATCGCCGCCACCTGCGCCGACCGCCGACAGTACCGAACAAACTTTGCACACGCTGCCCGTGCCCGAGTTTGCACCGACGCGGGCCGATCTAGACCGCTTGGAGCAGTATCTCACCAGCCGTCTTCCTTCGAACCAAGCAGCAAGcgaggcgcaagcggcgtcTATAGGCTTGTCACGCACTGTGAGTCACTATGGCGGTGCATTTACCAACCCCCGCTCGTCTGCTGCGCCTTTGCCGAGCCactcgcgcttgccgacCATCACTGCAGCGACACGCCACTTTCCACCCACGCGTACCTTTGCACCCGACATGGCACAGCCCAGCGCTGTGCCCACGCCATACGATGCATTTGAGGCtgtgccgcaagcgccccgccgcagcacgccgccgagttttgtgcgcgacgtacAGGATATCCCACACGAGCTGGTGCCTGGGCATTCCAGCCCCGCCGCTCcgccgctcctcggcgACGCATCGGCACCCTTCACACCTgtttcgccgcgcgcgccccGGCAAgctccgccgccgccgagtGCGTCTCAGCGTGTTTCGAGTCGATCTCGCGTGGTGCGCacgcgtccagcgcgagctTTGCAGGTGTGCCCGGCAGGAACAACGGACATTTTCGACCCCACACTCCCTGTCCAGCCCATCGCGACGCAGCTGTTGCGAAATCCTCTTGTAGAGCGCTCTCCTTCCAGTGCTTCTTccgaggcgccgcgctcagATTCAAGCGCCCAATCGCGAGAGAGCGAAGAGGGCATCACCGACTTGGACCTTGCCGTGGCGCACCTGGACGATCCAGATACGCACTATGAGATTGCGTCCCTCCTTGGCGATTTTTTGGGGCCCGCGTCGGTGGGCTCTGTGCTCACACAGGAGCAACTGCAAAACATCAATGTGAGCCGCGTCGAGTTGGAGTACCGCCGCGTACTGCCATCTGGCAAGGTGAAGCAAAAGCTTAgcgtcgctggcgtgcGTGTGGATCGATGCGGCATTTGCCTTGCCCAGTTCCGAGAAGGGCAAATGGTCTGCATCCTTCCCTGTTTCCACATGTTCCACAATGAGTGTACTGTCCAGCTCGTGCGTTCCAGCAAGCTGTGTCCCAATTGCCGCCACGACATTTCCCTGGGCCCTGTATAGGCACACTTTGACCCCTACGGTACGCTTTGATCTATAGCCTACAAAGACACGTGTAAAGCTTGAATCCCTTCGCAGAGCTCGTGGCCAGCCTTGGTAAAGTCGACGGGGTGTGCTTGTGTGACAGTGTACCGCACGCGGTTCGTATCGTTGAACGTTTCCTGTTTTGCACGGCAGCTAAAGAGCATCAtcttgccgacgccgcgctgcaacaCGGCCTTAAATTCGTTCTCGTTCTCGTTCCGGATCGCATCAAGCTcgtcggcgcgcatgccaatgatgcgctcgccaatCTCGTTAAAGCCGCTAATCCAAATCTGCCCCGAGTAGTCGGCAATGTTGGCCGAGAAGATGTAGCGGcgcactggcgctggcCAGCTGCGGTCGCACTTTTCGCAGCGCCAGCCGTCGCCCTCGTCAATGACCTTCTTGTTGCATTCGGGACACGCTGTGTAATAGAGACTGTTAGGACGAATGTAGAGGATGGTTGCACGCGTATTAAAGTAGTCGGCGCGCTCAAACGAGGCACCCAAAGACGACTCCTTgacttgctcgagcgtgcggcgctcgtcggGGCGCAtggcaccgccgccgccgccgccagcgccagcgccgccgacatCGACTTTGGTGAAGCTGCGAATCTGTGCGGCGTTTCCTTCGTTGTCGTACCAGCCACGCAGACCATGGCTCTCTGGCATGTCGGGGTTCACCGTCATCGAGGAGCTGGAAAACATGCTCAGGCTCCTCCCGCCGAAATCGCCGACCTTGACGCCTTTGAAAGCGAGCACGGGCTTGTCGTCCCCTGCAATGGTTTTTTCAAAGTTCTCCGCTTGCTGGCCCCACAGAGTCAGGCGTACGCTCATGCCGCTGCTATCCATCAGGGTGAGCTCGCGTTTCTTGAtcgggcgctgcgtcgcctTGGACACAATCTCAGACACCTCCGAGTACTCGTCCAAAATAGCTATCACGTCCGTGGTCTGGTTGGGCTCGACAGagccgagctgctcgatggGGACAAATTGGTACTTGACTTCGGGCACATCGCCGCCTTCTGCGCACTCTTCAATCTCGCTGTTGCTTTCCAGCGCAATCTCGTACTCGTTCGAGAGGTTGCTAAACTGCTTTTTCGCAATGTTCACCTTGGCTTTGCTGATAAAATATACCTTGTTCTCTTGGAGCATCGGGTAGAATCGATCCACAGCATCGTTGAAGCCCGTGGCGCGAATTTCGCCGCTTTCGTCGAGCAGATTGACGCTGAACAGTTtgccgtcgccgcgcgcattcgACCAGTGCTTCACGTCCGACTTGAGCGTGACGCGCGCCTTGATCGTCCACTTGTTCTGGTACGGCGAGAGCGCCTCGATCGGGTACACGGGCAGGCCCGAGCTTGgcttgccgacgccgctggCGGCCTTGCCACCGCGTGAGAGCGCCTGGGCGCCGAGGGACGGTGCACTCGCTGCGGGCTTGGCAGCCACGCCATCGCCATTTGCTTGCACCGCCTCGATGTTTTGTGGGTTGCCCAGGCGGTTGGGAAGCGCGGGCGAGAGGATTTCGAGATTGAGCAGGATGAGGATCTTACGGTTCTGGACCGTATTGGACGTATACTGCGAGATGCGCACAACCATGTTGCGGTCCAGCGTGTGGTCCTCAACCAGTGGTTTAAGCTGCGTAGCAAGCATGGCTAAAATGAGCAGATATCGTACG encodes the following:
- the RFA1 gene encoding Replication factor A protein 1 (COG:L; BUSCO:EOG09262387; EggNog:ENOG503NV3W) encodes the protein MSAEQLTEGVIARMLDSSDADAPVDPVCQVLSLKKLQTNSANSNVSERYRVVLSDGVYYTQAMLATQLKPLVEDHTLDRNMVVRISQYTSNTVQNRKILILLNLEILSPALPNRLGNPQNIEAVQANGDGVAAKPAASAPSLGAQALSRGGKAASGVGKPSSGLPVYPIEALSPYQNKWTIKARVTLKSDVKHWSNARGDGKLFSVNLLDESGEIRATGFNDAVDRFYPMLQENKVYFISKAKVNIAKKQFSNLSNEYEIALESNSEIEECAEGGDVPEVKYQFVPIEQLGSVEPNQTTDVIAILDEYSEVSEIVSKATQRPIKKRELTLMDSSGMSVRLTLWGQQAENFEKTIAGDDKPVLAFKGVKVGDFGGRSLSMFSSSSMTVNPDMPESHGLRGWYDNEGNAAQIRSFTKVDVGGAGAGGGGGGAMRPDERRTLEQVKESSLGASFERADYFNTRATILYIRPNSLYYTACPECNKKVIDEGDGWRCEKCDRSWPAPVRRYIFSANIADYSGQIWISGFNEIGERIIGMRADELDAIRNENENEFKAVLQRGVGKMMLFSCRAKQETFNDTNRVRYTVTQAHPVDFTKAGHELCEGIQALHVSL